The following is a genomic window from Chloroflexota bacterium.
GAGGGGGTGATCCTCCCCCCCTCCGCATTCTCCAGCACCAGCGGCTCCCCCACCTCTATCACCGCCATACACGAGTTCGTCGTCCCTAAATCAATGCCTAATACCTTGGCCATAATATCTTTCCTCCTATCCTTAATCATCCACCTTCAGTCTATTTGAAGTACCGGCTACCTTTACAACAGCCGGACGTATCACCCTGTTGTGCATCATATAGCCGTTTTGTAGCACAGCAATAACCTTTCCCTCCTCATGCTCATCTGTCTCCTCATAGATGATGGCCTCGTGAAACCTGGGATCGAAAGTTTGACCCAAGGCCTCAATCTTAGTCAATCCCTCTTCTTCTAGAATCTTCCGCAATTTACGCTCAATCAG
Proteins encoded in this region:
- a CDS encoding Hsp70 family protein — its product is MAKVLGIDLGTTNSCMAVIEVGEPLVLENAEGGRITPS